From one Flavobacterium kingsejongi genomic stretch:
- a CDS encoding NADP-dependent glyceraldehyde-3-phosphate dehydrogenase, giving the protein MDTKSFNEALENLFVTENAIPAEFQIDEIHQKEYLSDGEMKKWDGAMHEVYSPIYLKTAEGLVSKRIGSYPLATEKEAQESLNAAVIAYNDGRGEWPTMSVAERIHHVESFTGKMIARKEIVVKLIMWEIGKSHADAIKEFDRTVEYIYATIDALKNLDRDSSGFTIVEGIASQSRRSPLGVVLCMGPFNYPLNETFTTLIPALIMGNTILFKPPKFGTLLHYPLQEAFQEAFPKGVINVIYGRGNIIIPGLMQSGKINVLTLIGSSKVANELKKQHPKVNRLRAVLGLDAKNASIITSKADIPLAVKETLTGALSFNGQRCTALKIVWLHKSIADEFLKQFNQAVSELKFGLPWEEGVSLTPLPEPYKIDYLKECIADAVAHGGQVVNENGGTVKASFFYPAVVYPVNKEMKLYYEEQFGPIVPIVPFEDMEEVIEYLIESNYGQQVSIFSTDSDELAALIDPLVNQVSRVNINSQSQRGPDVFPFTGRKDSAEGTLSVTDAIRSFSIRSLVAFKMNESNKKLINEIVHEEKSNFLSTKFIF; this is encoded by the coding sequence ATGGATACCAAGTCTTTTAATGAAGCTTTAGAAAATTTATTTGTAACAGAAAACGCTATTCCTGCTGAATTCCAGATTGATGAGATCCATCAGAAAGAATACCTCAGTGATGGCGAAATGAAAAAGTGGGACGGTGCCATGCACGAGGTGTATTCGCCAATTTACCTCAAAACAGCTGAAGGATTGGTATCAAAGCGCATCGGGAGTTATCCTTTAGCCACCGAAAAAGAAGCGCAGGAGTCATTAAATGCAGCAGTTATAGCCTATAATGATGGTCGTGGCGAGTGGCCAACCATGAGTGTCGCAGAACGGATCCATCATGTAGAATCTTTTACAGGAAAGATGATAGCCCGTAAGGAAATAGTCGTCAAGCTGATTATGTGGGAGATTGGAAAATCCCATGCCGATGCTATAAAAGAGTTTGATCGTACGGTGGAATATATTTATGCTACGATCGATGCCTTGAAGAACCTGGATCGCGATTCTTCTGGTTTTACGATTGTTGAAGGTATTGCTTCGCAATCCCGCAGATCTCCATTAGGGGTTGTATTGTGCATGGGCCCTTTTAATTATCCGTTAAACGAAACATTTACCACGTTGATCCCGGCATTGATTATGGGTAACACCATACTCTTTAAACCACCCAAATTTGGGACATTGTTGCACTATCCGTTACAGGAAGCATTCCAGGAGGCTTTTCCAAAAGGCGTGATTAATGTGATTTACGGGCGGGGCAATATAATTATTCCGGGGTTGATGCAATCTGGAAAAATTAATGTATTGACGTTAATTGGTTCCAGTAAGGTTGCCAACGAACTGAAAAAACAACATCCTAAAGTAAATCGATTACGGGCGGTATTAGGGCTGGATGCTAAAAATGCCTCGATCATTACTTCGAAAGCAGATATTCCACTGGCAGTTAAAGAAACCCTTACCGGTGCTTTATCATTTAATGGGCAGCGTTGTACCGCTTTAAAAATTGTCTGGCTGCATAAAAGCATTGCCGATGAATTCTTAAAACAGTTCAATCAGGCCGTTTCGGAATTGAAATTTGGATTACCGTGGGAGGAAGGGGTTTCACTGACACCATTACCGGAACCCTATAAAATTGATTACCTGAAGGAATGTATTGCCGATGCAGTAGCACATGGCGGACAGGTGGTGAATGAAAACGGAGGTACTGTGAAAGCATCATTTTTTTATCCCGCAGTAGTTTATCCGGTAAATAAAGAGATGAAACTCTACTATGAAGAACAGTTTGGGCCTATAGTGCCTATAGTCCCTTTTGAAGATATGGAAGAAGTAATTGAATACCTGATTGAAAGTAACTACGGACAGCAGGTTAGTATTTTTAGTACAGATTCTGATGAACTGGCTGCGTTGATCGATCCTTTGGTAAACCAGGTGAGCCGTGTCAATATTAACAGCCAATCCCAACGCGGACCAGATGTTTTCCCTTTTACCGGAAGAAAAGACAGTGCCGAAGGGACGTTATCTGTAACGGATGCAATTCGATCTTTTTCGATCCGTTCTTTAGTCGCTTTTAAGATGAATGAAAGTAATAAAAAGCTGATTAATGAAATTGTACACGAGGAAAAATCAAATTTCCTGAGTACTAAATTTATATTCTAA
- a CDS encoding TetR/AcrR family transcriptional regulator → MARTKEFEPEEKLIKARDLFWEKGYSGTSMQDLVEAMGLNRGSIYDTFGDKHSLFLQSLSNYAEEILKEYTNVATTVSSPLKAIEQILSGNVKKAFVNGKNSCMSVKCSLELASDDKSVQHIIQLSGCKITKVFEELIIKGQEAGEIKEQDAKMLANFVGTYFSGLWQSYIVTGDKQLIQNQITFLISMIKK, encoded by the coding sequence ATGGCAAGGACAAAAGAATTTGAACCGGAAGAAAAACTGATTAAAGCCCGCGACCTTTTTTGGGAGAAGGGGTACAGTGGTACTTCGATGCAGGACCTGGTGGAAGCTATGGGACTCAACCGGGGAAGTATTTATGATACGTTTGGAGACAAGCACAGTTTGTTTTTGCAAAGCCTTAGTAATTATGCAGAAGAAATTTTGAAGGAATATACAAATGTTGCGACGACTGTATCATCCCCTTTAAAAGCGATAGAGCAGATCCTGTCGGGCAATGTAAAAAAAGCTTTTGTAAATGGCAAGAACTCGTGTATGTCTGTCAAATGTTCCCTGGAACTGGCTTCTGACGACAAAAGCGTGCAGCACATCATACAGCTCAGTGGCTGTAAGATTACAAAGGTATTTGAAGAACTGATTATCAAAGGGCAGGAGGCAGGAGAAATCAAAGAGCAGGATGCCAAAATGCTGGCTAACTTTGTCGGCACTTATTTCAGTGGCTTATGGCAATCTTACATTGTAACCGGTGATAAACAATTGATCCAGAACCAGATTACATTTTTAATTTCAATGATTAAAAAGTAA
- the istB gene encoding IS21-like element helper ATPase IstB: MNESTVTKMKQMKLYGMFNAFKTAIESGKTDHYTLDQFVSMIIDAEWDERYNRRIERSITNAKFHYKSNIESINFDVSRNLDRNMVLRLAECEFIEKNENILITGSTGVGKSYLGTALGYQACIQGFKVSYFNTSKLFARLKMAKADGTYLRELTKIQRQDVIILDDFGLQALDSHNRITLLEIIEDRHNNGSIIVTSQIPVQGWYDIIGEKTIADAILDRLIHQSHRLELHGESMRKKRGINKE; this comes from the coding sequence ATGAATGAATCCACAGTAACCAAAATGAAACAAATGAAGCTTTATGGCATGTTTAATGCTTTTAAAACAGCCATTGAAAGCGGGAAAACAGATCATTATACCCTTGACCAGTTTGTATCGATGATTATTGATGCAGAATGGGATGAAAGGTACAATCGTCGTATTGAACGAAGTATCACTAATGCCAAATTCCATTACAAATCAAATATTGAAAGTATCAATTTTGATGTATCACGTAACCTGGACCGAAACATGGTACTGCGTCTGGCAGAATGCGAATTTATAGAGAAAAACGAAAACATTTTAATCACTGGAAGCACCGGTGTCGGTAAAAGTTATTTAGGTACTGCATTAGGTTATCAAGCCTGTATACAGGGTTTTAAGGTAAGTTATTTTAATACCTCAAAATTGTTCGCTAGACTAAAAATGGCTAAAGCAGATGGTACTTATCTACGGGAACTTACCAAAATACAAAGACAGGATGTTATAATACTTGATGATTTTGGACTCCAGGCACTTGACAGCCATAACCGAATTACTCTTTTAGAGATCATAGAGGACAGGCATAATAACGGCTCTATAATCGTGACATCACAAATACCAGTTCAAGGCTGGTATGATATAATTGGAGAAAAAACGATAGCCGATGCAATATTAGACAGACTTATACACCAATCTCATAGGCTTGAATTACATGGAGAATCCATGAGAAAGAAAAGAGGAATAAACAAAGAGTGA
- the istA gene encoding IS21 family transposase yields the protein MANKITDMSKIRKVIKFYCNGKSKLFISSYLSLSRNTVKKYISLFEVLELSFELIDQKTDAELELLFSQTSVEAISPRLQTLYDFFPKMERELKKVGVTVQHMWEQYIAVNPDGYRTSQFHYHYNIWGKRVNPVMHMNHKAGDKMYVDYAGKTLSIIDIDTGEVKEVQFFVAILGASQYTYAEASMSQQKENFVDSVENAMRFFEGTPAAIVPDNLKSAVIKSSRFEPTINETLADLAEHYETTILPARAYRPRDKSLVEGAVKILYRRIYVTIKETKFFSLEELNQQIWDLLDSHNNRKLTGRPYSRFELFLEDEKEKLRPLPQDRFEIKYQSFATVMQNGHVQLSQDKNYYSVPYQYVKKKAKLLYTKSTVEIYYKYNRIAVHPRNYKPYVYTTTPEHLASTHQFVAQWSAARFIEWANNIDESVGEYIMQIIESRNHPEQAYKSCLGILNFEKKVGRQRLINACRRALDFKIYNFKTIQNILENNLDHIDFDQEPEQELPDHSNIRGKHYYN from the coding sequence ATGGCAAACAAAATAACAGACATGAGTAAAATTAGAAAAGTAATTAAATTCTATTGTAATGGAAAGAGTAAGTTATTTATAAGTAGCTACTTATCCCTTTCAAGAAATACGGTAAAGAAATATATTTCTTTATTTGAAGTTCTCGAATTAAGCTTTGAATTAATCGACCAAAAAACCGATGCAGAGCTGGAACTTTTATTCTCCCAGACTAGTGTAGAGGCCATTAGCCCGAGATTACAGACACTTTATGATTTTTTTCCTAAAATGGAACGTGAACTAAAAAAAGTTGGCGTTACCGTACAGCATATGTGGGAACAATATATTGCTGTAAATCCTGATGGTTATCGAACTTCACAATTTCATTATCATTACAATATATGGGGCAAACGAGTTAATCCGGTCATGCATATGAACCATAAGGCTGGTGATAAAATGTATGTTGATTATGCCGGAAAGACACTCTCAATTATTGATATAGATACTGGAGAAGTCAAAGAAGTACAATTTTTTGTAGCAATATTGGGCGCTAGCCAATACACGTATGCTGAAGCTTCCATGAGCCAGCAAAAGGAAAACTTTGTTGACTCGGTAGAAAATGCCATGCGCTTTTTTGAAGGCACTCCTGCCGCCATTGTTCCAGATAATTTAAAATCTGCCGTAATAAAAAGCAGTCGTTTTGAACCGACAATCAATGAAACCCTGGCTGATTTAGCAGAACATTACGAAACCACAATTTTACCTGCCAGAGCTTACAGGCCCAGAGACAAGTCACTAGTTGAAGGAGCTGTTAAGATATTATATCGAAGGATTTATGTAACCATAAAAGAAACTAAGTTCTTTTCTCTGGAAGAATTAAACCAGCAGATCTGGGATTTACTTGACTCTCACAATAACAGAAAACTGACAGGACGCCCTTATTCCCGCTTTGAATTATTTTTAGAAGACGAGAAAGAAAAACTGCGTCCACTCCCACAAGATCGTTTTGAAATTAAATACCAGTCTTTTGCAACAGTAATGCAAAACGGTCATGTTCAATTAAGCCAGGACAAAAACTATTACAGCGTTCCGTATCAATATGTAAAGAAGAAAGCCAAGCTGTTATATACCAAATCAACAGTAGAGATTTATTATAAATACAATCGAATAGCTGTACATCCAAGAAACTACAAACCTTATGTCTATACAACAACTCCTGAGCATTTAGCCAGTACACATCAATTTGTAGCCCAATGGAGTGCTGCCCGCTTCATTGAATGGGCTAATAATATTGATGAGTCAGTAGGAGAATATATAATGCAGATAATCGAAAGCAGAAATCATCCAGAACAGGCTTATAAAAGCTGTTTAGGAATACTGAATTTTGAAAAAAAGGTAGGCAGACAGCGATTAATAAATGCCTGCAGGCGGGCACTTGATTTTAAAATTTACAATTTTAAGACCATACAAAACATTTTAGAAAACAACTTGGATCATATTGATTTTGATCAAGAACCTGAGCAGGAACTTCCCGATCACAGTAACATAAGAGGAAAACACTATTATAACTAA
- a CDS encoding cation diffusion facilitator family transporter, with amino-acid sequence MDNAQKAIETTYLSILGNLALAIVKGLTGFFGNSYALIADAIESTTDVFSSLLVLFGLKYSSRPADENHPYGHGKAEPLVTFAVVGFLVVSATIIAYESIENIRTPHDIPKGYTLIVLGIIVIIKEVFYRIVSKKSEETNSSSLKADAWHHRSDAITSLMAFIGISIAIFMGKGYETADDWAALLASGFIIYNAYLIFRPALGEIMDEHLYDDLVGDIRVLSQKVNGVVDTEKCFVRKTGMTFHVDLHLIVAGEITVKEGHDIAHRLKIELQRQIPQIANILIHVEPKE; translated from the coding sequence ATGGACAATGCACAAAAAGCAATAGAAACAACCTACCTGAGTATCCTTGGTAATCTGGCTTTGGCCATTGTAAAAGGATTGACCGGTTTTTTTGGAAATTCCTATGCCTTAATAGCAGATGCGATAGAATCCACCACCGATGTATTTTCGTCCTTACTGGTCCTTTTTGGGCTAAAATATTCTTCACGCCCTGCCGATGAGAACCATCCTTACGGACATGGAAAAGCAGAGCCATTGGTTACTTTTGCTGTAGTCGGGTTTTTGGTGGTCTCGGCTACAATTATCGCCTATGAGAGTATTGAGAATATCCGGACACCCCATGATATACCCAAAGGTTATACCTTAATAGTACTGGGGATTATCGTAATTATAAAAGAAGTATTCTACCGGATCGTTTCCAAAAAAAGCGAAGAGACCAATAGTTCGTCTTTAAAAGCAGATGCCTGGCACCATCGGAGTGATGCCATTACTTCACTGATGGCCTTTATCGGGATTTCGATTGCAATTTTTATGGGTAAAGGCTATGAAACGGCCGACGACTGGGCTGCTTTATTGGCTTCAGGGTTTATTATTTATAATGCCTACCTTATTTTCAGGCCAGCTTTGGGGGAAATTATGGATGAGCACCTCTATGATGATTTAGTGGGGGATATCCGGGTGCTTTCGCAAAAGGTAAACGGTGTTGTCGATACCGAAAAATGCTTTGTCAGAAAAACAGGAATGACCTTCCATGTAGATTTGCACCTGATTGTTGCCGGTGAGATTACAGTGAAAGAAGGGCACGATATTGCACACCGCTTAAAAATCGAATTGCAACGTCAGATTCCGCAAATTGCCAATATCCTGATACATGTTGAGCCCAAAGAATAA